The following proteins come from a genomic window of Crassostrea angulata isolate pt1a10 chromosome 1, ASM2561291v2, whole genome shotgun sequence:
- the LOC128192025 gene encoding uncharacterized protein LOC128192025: MTCAHCKKYHPSILHVDPRQNEGTNGASTSREHTDGENPLFAMSSTVHMGAGKQALPIVPVRVKSKFSDKYLETYAFLDSGSNATFCLEDIARLLKLEGRKMNLNLTTMGQQHTQTSHVISGLEISDINGVNVLELPPVYTQPTLPASRTDVISPEDIENYPYLSDIELPRIDSDVGILIGVNVPRAMEPWDVIPSVDNGPFAVKTLLGWVINGPLEIHATSNDTYVSVNRVDAKLMNNLEEQIRNQFNHDFNERTIDDKCEPSKEDRRFLECVSNSIHFEDGHYVISLPFKSENVCLPNNRKQVEQRLSSLQKRFSRDENFHKEYCVFMNKILEEGFAVKVPDEKVIQDDGQVWYLPHHGVYHPKKRKLRVVFDCAARYQGTSLNEQLLQGPNLTNTLIGTLLRFRQDEIVIMGDIDSMFYQVKVPQEDASFLRFLWWEDGNPRKRIIEYQMVVHLFGATSSPSCANYALRKTAHDYKGLYNTEVINTVLKNFYVDDCLKSVKTVTEASSLLCDLQDLLMRGGFHITKWISNSREVMTYIPVSRRAKEVKDLDLENDTLPIDRALGVQWCVENDVFCFKMDIKDQPLTRRGILSMVSSVFDPLGFLAPFTLKTKCLLQELCKLQLGWDEKIPGHLAQQWNEWLQDLERLSDFKVSRCYKPVGFGEIKSVQLHHFADASERGYGTVSYLRQENFDGAVHCSFVIGKSRVAPLKQTTIPRLELTAATVAVRTDKMLKSELDVPIDETVFWTDSMAVIRYIRNTSSRFHTFVANRLAVIPEGSLPDEWRYINTKQNPADLASRGMSANDILQGKHWITAPEVLLAKNDSWTEKPMELSDEIPVDDPEVKKITVRAVIHTRESSDNHVDSVERLLNYHSSWYKLKKSVAWILKVKKKLFLRTQRKTQLENQAAETCLSAEDLQEAEVAILKFIQRK, encoded by the coding sequence CAAATACCTGGAAACATATGCTTTCCTTGACTCAGGAAGTAATGCAACATTCTGTTTGGAGGACATTGCAAGATTGTTAAAACTGGAGGGAAGGAAGATGAACCTCAACCTTACGACAATGGGCCAACAGCATACTCAGACTTCTCATGTGATTTCCGGGTTAGAAATATCCGACATCAATGGTGTGAATGTGTTGGAACTTCCTCCGGTCTACACACAACCTACTTTACCTGCATCGAGGACAGATGTGATTTCTCCAGAGGATATTGAGAACTATCCATATCTCAGTGATATTGAACTTCCCAGGATTGACAGTGATGTGGGAATTCTGATTGGAGTCAATGTGCCTAGGGCAATGGAGCCTTGGGATGTTATACCCAGTGTTGATAATGGACCGTTCGCTGTAAAAACTTTGCTAGGCTGGGTGATAAATGGACCACTCGAAATTCATGCGACTTCGAATGATACATATGTGTCCGTTAATCGTGTAGATGCAAAACTAATGAACAACTTGGAGGAACAGATTCGCAATCAGTTTAATCATGACTTTAATGAAAGAACTATTGATGACAAGTGTGAACCCTCAAAGGAAGACAGAAGATTCCTAGAATGTGTGTCAAATTCTATTCATTTTGAAGATGGACATTACGTTATAAGCCTTCCGTTTAAGTCAGAAAACGTGTGTTTACCTAACAACAGGAAACAAGTTGAACAAAGACTGTCTTCACTTCAGAAACGATTTAGTCGTGATGAAAACTTTCACAAAGAATACTGTGTATTCATGAACAAGATTCTTGAAGAAGGATTTGCTGTCAAAGTTCCAGATGAGAAAGTTATTCAAGATGACGGACAAGTGTGGTACCTACCTCATCATGGAGTATACCATCCTAAGAAAAGGAAGTTGAGAGTTGTGTTCGATTGTGCAGCTCGATATCAGGGAACTTCATTGAACGAACAACTGTTACAAGGACCGAATCTCACAAATACTCTGATTGGTACACTCTTAAGATTCAGACAAGATGAGATAGTGATCATGGGAGACATCGATAGCATGTTTTATCAAGTGAAAGTACCACAGGAGGATGCAAGTTTCCTTAGATTCTTATGGTGGGAGGATGGAAATCCTAGAAAACGCATAATTGAGTACCAAATGGTAGTACATTTATTTGGTGCAACATCATCGCCAAGTTGTGCAAATTATGCTTTGAGGAAAACAGCGCACGATTACAAAGGACTTTACAACACTGAAGTCATCAACACTGTCCTTAAAAACTTTTATGTGGATGACTGTTTGAAATCAGTGAAAACCGTAACTGAAGCATCTTCTCTGTTGTGTGATTTGCAAGATCTTCTTATGAGAGGAGGATTTCATATTACTAAATGGATTAGTAATAGCCGAGAAGTTATGACCTATATTCCAGTCTCAAGGAGAGCAAAGGAAGTCAAAGACTTGGATTTGGAAAATGATACCCTTCCCATCGATAGAGCCCTGGGAGTTCAGTGGTGTGttgaaaatgatgttttttgtttcaagatggacattaaagatCAACCCTTAACGAGAAGAGGTATCTTATCCATGGTGAGCAGTGTGTTTGACCCACTGGGATTTTTGGCCCCGTTCACTCTAAAAACAAAGTGTTTACTACAAGAACTTTGTAAACTTCAGCTAGGATGGGATGAGAAGATACCAGGACATCTCGCACAACAGTGGAATGAATGGCTACAAGATCTAGAGAGACTTTCTGACTTTAAAGTGTCAAGATGTTATAAACCTGTTGGATTCGGAGAAATAAAGTCCGTACAGCTACATCACTTCGCAGATGCCAGTGAACGTGGATATGGAACTGTATCCTACTTAAGACAGGAGAACTTTGATGGTGCAGTTCATTGCTCATTCGTTATAGGCAAGTCACGTGTCGCTCCATTAAAACAGACGACAATTCCTCGACTAGAATTGACAGCGGCTACAGTAGCAGTTCGCACAGATAAGATGTTGAAGTCCGAGTTAGATGTACCTATAGATGAAACTGTGTTTTGGACAGACAGCATGGCAGTTATTCGGTATATAAGAAATACCTCATCTAGATTTCACACTTTCGTCGCAAATAGACTTGCAGTGATTCCTGAAGGTTCCTTACCTGATGAATGGCGATACATCAATACCAAACAAAACCCTGCTGATCTTGCATCAAGAGGCATGTCCGCTAATGACATTCTTCAAGGAAAACATTGGATAACAGCACCTGAAGTCTTGTTAGCAAAAAATGATAGTTGGACTGAAAAACCAATGGAACTTTCTGATGAGATACCTGTTGACGATCCAGAGGTAAAAAAGATCACAGTGAGGGCAGTTATTCATACACGTGAATCCAGTGATAATCATGTTGATAGTGTTGAAAGACTCTTGAACTATCATTCCTCATGGTACAAGTTAAAGAAAAGTGTGGCATGGATTctcaaagtaaagaaaaaactgTTTCTCAGAACTCAACGCAAAACACAACTAGAAAATCAAGCAGCTGAGACATGTTTATCAGCTGAGGACTTGCAGGAAGCTGAAGTTgctattttgaaattcattcaaagaaaataa
- the LOC128192018 gene encoding uncharacterized protein LOC128192018: MAQLPEDRLIPDEPPFTRVGVDYFGPFEVKLKRSHVKRYGVIFTCLASRAVHLEVASSLTTDSYINALRRIIARRGQVKKIRSDNGTNFVGANRELRNSINDWNVSQIHEAMLQKNIDWHFNPPAGSHHGGVWERIIRTIRKVMNSVLREQILDDEGLNTLMCEIEAILNDRPITKNSDHHNDLEALTPNHLLLMRQQPNLPSGVFTKSDNYCRRRWRQVQYMANLFWNRWVKEYLPLLQERQKWHEVKRNLKIGDVVLVVDSNSPRNSWPMGVVLETVPDRFGLVRQVKVKTATNTLMRPIDKLCLILEMDEPSV; this comes from the coding sequence ATGGCTCAATTACCAGAGGATCGTTTAATACCTGATGAACCACCATTCACTAGAGTTGGCGTGGACTATTTTGGTCCTTTTGAAGTGAAATTGAAGAGAAGTCACGTCAAACGTTATGGTGTTATCTTTACTTGTCTTGCCAGTCGTGCTGTGCATTTAGAAGTTGCGTCTTCTTTGACTACAGATTCCTACATCAACGCTTTACGTCGTATCATTGCACGCAGAGGTCAGGTGAAGAAAATTCGCTCGGACAATGGGACAAACTTTGTTGGGGCAAATCGTGAACTTAGAAACTCGATAAACGACTGGAATGTGTCACAGATTCATGAAGCAATGCTACAGAAAAACATAGATTGGCATTTCAACCCCCCAGCAGGATCCCATCATGGAGGTGTCTGGGAGAGAATCATCAGGACCATAAGAAAAGTGATGAACAGTGTTCTTCGAGAACAGATCCTAGATGATGAAGGACTCAATACACTTATGTGTGAAATAGAGGCCATTCTCAATGACAGACCAATAACCAAGAATTCCGATCATCACAACGACCTAGAGGCTTTGACACCAAATCATCTCTTGTTAATGAGACAACAGCCAAATTTACCGTCAGGTGTGTTTACGAAATCTGACAACTACTGCAGACGTCGTTGGAGGCAGGTTCAATATATGGCCAACCTCTTCTGGAACCGATGGGTGAAAGAATACCTACCATTACTGCAAGAGCGTCAAAAGTGGCACGAAGTGAAGAGGAACCTGAAAATCGGTGATGTGGTTTTAGTGGTGGATTCGAACTCTCCTCGTAATTCCTGGCCCATGGGTGTGGTTTTAGAGACTGTTCCCGATCGTTTTGGATTGGTGCGACAAGTTAAAGTAAAGACAGCAACGAACACTTTGATGCGTCCAATAGATAAACTGTGTCTTATTTTGGAAATGGACGAACCTTCTGTGTGA